GGGACTTCGGGTGCACCGGCGGTAACTATAATTCTGTCGAATGGGGCGTGCTCAGGAAGTCCTTTGTAGCCGTCGCCAAATACTAATTTCTTGGGACGATATCCCATTTTCTTAAAGAAGATGTTTGTTTTTTTAAAAAGCTCCAGTTGTCTTTCTACGGTGTAAACTTTGGACTTTAAATGCAAGAGGACGGCAGTTTGATATCCGCTACCCGTTCCTATCTCAAGAACTTTATGACCCGGAAGCACGTCTAAAAGTTCGGTTTGAAAAGCCACTGTGTACGGCTGTGAGATGGTCTGTTCTGCAGCAATGGGAAAGGGTTTGTCCTGGTAGGCATGGTCTTCAAAACTACTGTCCATGAACAAGTGTCTGGGAATGCTTCGTATGGCATCAACCACTTTTTTGTCCTCAATGCCTTTGGCAGCCACGGTATCTGCCAATTTATTCCGCATGCCCTGATGTTTAAAGGTATCTTTCAATAAGTCTGTTTTATCAAATGTGCTTCTGCTCCGTGTAAAGTTAGCACATTTCAGATTTTTTAGCTGAGATGAATTAAGATTAATCTCCGTATTTTTGACAAAATTTTAAAGTATGCTGAAAGTTGGTGTTTTAGGTGCTGGGCATTTGGGGAAAATTCACCTGAGACTTTTAAATGAGTCGTCTAAGTACGAGTTGGTTGGATTCTACGATGCCGATTCTATTCACGGAAAAAAGGTGGAAAAAGAATTCGGATACACCTATTTTGACAATATAAATACCCTTATTGAAGCGGTCGATGTGGTTGATATAGTAACTCCTACCCTATCCCACTTCGATTGTGCTAAAAAAGCCATGGAAAAAGGGAGACACGTATTTCTGGAAAAACCTATCACCAAAACCCTTGAAGAAGCGCAAAGCCTGATCGCCATGGAAAAACAATACGGGGTGAAAGGTCAGGTAGGACACGTGGAGCGCTTTAATCCGGCTTTTACGGCCGTTAAAGATCTCATTCACAATCCGATGTTCATCGAAACGCACAGGCTCGCTGAATTCAATCCCAGAGGAACTGATGTACCTGTGGTCCTTGATTTAATGATCCATGATATCGATGCCATTCTGAGCGTGGTCCCTTCAGAAGTTAAGGACATACACGCCAGTGGGGTTTCTGTGATCAGTAACTCACCTGATATCGCCAATGCGCGAATCCAATTTGAAAACGGATGCGTTGCCAACCTTACAGCCAGCCGAATCTCGCTGAAAAACATGAGGAAATCCAGATTTTTTCAGCGTGATGCTTACATCTCAGTCGATTTCTTAGAGAAAAAGGTGGAAGTCGTTAAAATGAAAGATGCTCCTGAAAAGCCGGGCGAATTTGATATGGTCCTTCAAAATGCCGAAGGAATGAAAAAACAGATCTATTTTGAAAACCCTGAGATCAAAAGCAATAATGCGATCCTTGACGAATTGGAAACCTTTGCAGATGCCATCAATCAGGATACTACCCCCGAGGTGACCTTAACAGACGGAACCAGGGCCCTGAGGGTTGCACTGCAAGTGATCGCGTCATTTGACCTATAACACGTAAACGAGCTAATAATGATAAAGAATATTACTGTAATTGGTGCCGGGACTATGGGTAATGGAATTGCCCATGTGTTTGCACAGCATAATTTTAAGGTGACACTAGTGGATATTTCAGAGAAGGCACTGGAAAATGGTATAAAGACGATTCGCAGAAATCTGGATCGTATGGTTCAAAAAGAAACCCTCAGTGAAGAACAGCTTAAATCGACGCTCGATAATCTGACAACATCAACAGATCTTCAAAATGCCGCTGCCAATGCTGACCTGGTTGTTGAAGCCGCAAGTGAAAACCTGGATATTAAACTAAATATCTTTAAGGACCTGGACAATATTTGCCCTCCGGATACCATCCTGGCAACCAATACGTCATCAATCTCCATTACGCAGATAGGAGCTGTTACTCAAAGACCGGATAAGGTCATAGGGATGCATTTTATGAACCCCGTCCCTATAATGAAACTCGTTGAAATCATAAGAGGCTACTCCACTTCTGATACTACGGCAAATACCATCATGGAACTGTCGCTAAATTTAGGCAAGACACCAACCGAGGTCAATGACTACCCCGGGTTTGTCTCAAACCGTATTCTGATGCCCATGATCAACGAGGCCATAGAAACCTTGTATAACGGAGTGGCCGGTGTTGAAGAAATTGATACCGTGATGAAGTTGGGAATGGCACATCCCATGGGGCCTCTTCAATTGGCAGATTTTATCGGACTGGATGTTTGCCTCTCCATTCTGCACGTACTCTACGACGGCTTTAAAAATCCAAAATACGCTCCCTGCCCTCTTCTGACCAATATGGTGATGGCAGGTAAGCTAGGCGTTAAATCAGGAGAAGGTTTCTACGATTATTCCGAGTCTAGAAAAG
This DNA window, taken from Muriicola soli, encodes the following:
- a CDS encoding Gfo/Idh/MocA family protein, which codes for MLKVGVLGAGHLGKIHLRLLNESSKYELVGFYDADSIHGKKVEKEFGYTYFDNINTLIEAVDVVDIVTPTLSHFDCAKKAMEKGRHVFLEKPITKTLEEAQSLIAMEKQYGVKGQVGHVERFNPAFTAVKDLIHNPMFIETHRLAEFNPRGTDVPVVLDLMIHDIDAILSVVPSEVKDIHASGVSVISNSPDIANARIQFENGCVANLTASRISLKNMRKSRFFQRDAYISVDFLEKKVEVVKMKDAPEKPGEFDMVLQNAEGMKKQIYFENPEIKSNNAILDELETFADAINQDTTPEVTLTDGTRALRVALQVIASFDL
- a CDS encoding 3-hydroxyacyl-CoA dehydrogenase family protein, which codes for MKNITVIGAGTMGNGIAHVFAQHNFKVTLVDISEKALENGIKTIRRNLDRMVQKETLSEEQLKSTLDNLTTSTDLQNAAANADLVVEAASENLDIKLNIFKDLDNICPPDTILATNTSSISITQIGAVTQRPDKVIGMHFMNPVPIMKLVEIIRGYSTSDTTANTIMELSLNLGKTPTEVNDYPGFVSNRILMPMINEAIETLYNGVAGVEEIDTVMKLGMAHPMGPLQLADFIGLDVCLSILHVLYDGFKNPKYAPCPLLTNMVMAGKLGVKSGEGFYDYSESRKAEKVASQFKRA
- a CDS encoding protein-L-isoaspartate(D-aspartate) O-methyltransferase, whose product is MKDTFKHQGMRNKLADTVAAKGIEDKKVVDAIRSIPRHLFMDSSFEDHAYQDKPFPIAAEQTISQPYTVAFQTELLDVLPGHKVLEIGTGSGYQTAVLLHLKSKVYTVERQLELFKKTNIFFKKMGYRPKKLVFGDGYKGLPEHAPFDRIIVTAGAPEVPKKLLSQLKIGGKMVIPVGEEDQVMMRITRNSETEFKRETFGNFRFVPLLEDKN